The Dehalobacter sp. DCM sequence GGGCGGCATCCTGACCGGCCAGCGGCTCATCAAGCAAGAGCAAAGACGGTTCATAAGCTAATACCGACACGGCGCAAAGCCGTTTCTTTTCCCCCATACTAAGCAGGAAAGGCGAGTTGTCCCGAACCATCGCCAGAGAAAATTCCTCAATCAGTTTCTCCGTAGCCGGCTGAAAATTCATTGCAGGTTTAAGCATTTGGGCCGCCAATATGGCTTCTTGCCATACGGTCCGCTCTAAGATCTGGTGCCCGGGATTTTGCAGAACCATGCCGATATCCCGGACTCGGGACTGGATATCCGCTGCCGTTATATCCTGCCCGCGATAAAAAATCTTGCCTTGGTCCGGCCGGCAATATCCTAACAGGGACAAAAACAGCGTTGTTTTGCCGCTGCCATTTGCACCCATCACCGCCGTAATCTCACCCGGCGCCAGCTGAAACGTGATATCATCCAGAACAAGCCGGCCTCCCCGCCGTACGGTCATTCCCTGAACACACAGCAGTGGGTCGGCTGCTATCGGGATATCTGTATGGTCGGCTTCTGTCTTTGCACCACGATTGCGGGCTTTGTCAAACTTCACTTTAGCCTGCAACGAATTGCTCAACGTGTTATCCAGCATGTCGCGATATACCGGGTTGACCTCCGAAGGGGTGCCGTCTGCCGCGATGCGCCCCTCATGGATAATCAGCATCCGATCAGCCATCGCGATAAACGGTTCTATCCGATGTTCGACCACGATCACGGTATAGCCGAATTGTTTAACTAACGTTATCAGACTGGCCGTCAAACCGGCTATGCCATCCGGATCAAGATTGGCCGTTGGTTCATCC is a genomic window containing:
- a CDS encoding ABC transporter ATP-binding protein, which codes for MKQNMIELRDFSFTYAGKSHPALSNINLTIAEGSFVLVTGLSGCGKSTLAYTLCGFIPYGWPGDMEGDVLVDGQNTKSTPPEKIAGIAGLVQQDPDAQLCTFTVRQEVAFGLENLRLAAAEIQARLDDVCGIVNIKHLRDREVAGLSGGEKQRVALACILAMQPRILVLDEPTANLDPDGIAGLTASLITLVKQFGYTVIVVEHRIEPFIAMADRMLIIHEGRIAADGTPSEVNPVYRDMLDNTLSNSLQAKVKFDKARNRGAKTEADHTDIPIAADPLLCVQGMTVRRGGRLVLDDITFQLAPGEITAVMGANGSGKTTLFLSLLGYCRPDQGKIFYRGQDITAADIQSRVRDIGMVLQNPGHQILERTVWQEAILAAQMLKPAMNFQPATEKLIEEFSLAMVRDNSPFLLSMGEKKRLCAVSVLAYEPSLLLLDEPLAGQDAAHLDLLMAHLYSHCQRGGSVLMVCHHPEVVARYCHRLLFIDQGRVGCDAPPGDVFAWLKENGLEAYLP